AATATAGATTGCTTCACGGCATACTGCATCGTACTTCTATAGCCTTCGATCTGTCCTATAATTTCATTCCGATCGGGAACTGCCAGTTCAGCTGCAGCGCTGGGAGTGGGCGCTCTCAAGTCAGCAACAAAATCAGATATTGTGAAATCGATCTCATGACCGACAGCAGAAATAATTGGTATTTTAGAAGCAAAAATTGTGCGTGCCAGTTCTTCATCATTGAAGCAGAAAAGATCTTCCTGAGAACCTCCACCTCTGCCAATTATCAAAATATCGACCGGGAATTCTTCGTTGAAATATTTTATTCCCCGCATAATATATTTTGGCGCAACATCTCCTTGAACAACAGCTGGGAAAAGATATATTTTCACTGGGAAACGCCGACTTAAAACATTACGGATATCCTGCAAAGCCGCACCGGTAGAAGAAGTAACAACGCCAATCGATTCTGGAAATTCAGGGATCGGTTTTTTATGTGCAGGATCGAATAATCCTTCTTCATCCAGTTTTGCTTTCAGCTCCTCGAATTTGAGTTGAAGATCACCGATTCCCGAAGGCATCATTCTGGATACATTTAATTGATAATTTCCTGCTTTTTCAAAAACCGAGATCTTGCCGGAACAAATCAC
This DNA window, taken from Candidatus Cloacimonadota bacterium, encodes the following:
- the xseA gene encoding exodeoxyribonuclease VII large subunit, with translation MNNKPDIFSVSEVNRHIRNVMETNIPALFVEGEIANFTRHSSGHIYFSIKDAKSSLRCVFFKNYNLYLNFGPKNGDQVICSGKISVFEKAGNYQLNVSRMMPSGIGDLQLKFEELKAKLDEEGLFDPAHKKPIPEFPESIGVVTSSTGAALQDIRNVLSRRFPVKIYLFPAVVQGDVAPKYIMRGIKYFNEEFPVDILIIGRGGGSQEDLFCFNDEELARTIFASKIPIISAVGHEIDFTISDFVADLRAPTPSAAAELAVPDRNEIIGQIEGYRSTMQYAVKQSIFSRKMEVHELEKQIAEFHPKNILQKMQQRLENSALKLTHLTSLHLTKFRTKLDILQNELKELSPQEALKRGYAFILQEKKLLKSVKGIKLKDKLDLVLKDGKLETEVIKIENED